Proteins co-encoded in one Bacillus sp. FSL H8-0547 genomic window:
- a CDS encoding hemolysin family protein, whose amino-acid sequence MTTINLLLIVLLIALTAFFVATEFAIVKVRSSRIDQLIAEGRKGSLAAKKVTTHLDEYLSACQLGITITALGLGWLGEPTVEKLLHPFFERFDINETMTHILSFGIAFAIVTFLHVVIGELAPKTVAIQKAEAVTLVFATPIIWFYRLMFPFIWFLNGSARILVGLFGLKPASEHEEAHSEEELRILLSESYKSGEINKNELKYMNNIFAFDERVAKEIMVPRTDIVSISIDDSFENIFEIVKNENYTRYPVVDGDKDNIKGFINIKELLTAAVMNKQDPHTLKIADYINPVINVIETIAIHDLLVKMQKERTHMAVLIDEYGGTSGLVTAEDILEEIVGEIRDEFDEDEIPEIRKLNEGHYILDSKLLIEDVNTLLGTTFNTEELDVDTIGGWFLTHHLDAETGTEIESEGNLFKVFEKDGNQLRYLEVIKS is encoded by the coding sequence TTGACAACCATAAATCTTTTATTAATTGTTTTATTGATTGCATTAACTGCTTTTTTCGTTGCAACGGAATTTGCCATCGTTAAGGTCCGAAGTTCAAGAATTGACCAGCTGATTGCAGAGGGCAGAAAGGGCTCGCTTGCAGCAAAAAAAGTCACAACACATCTTGATGAATACTTGTCTGCCTGTCAGCTTGGAATCACCATAACAGCACTCGGGCTTGGGTGGCTTGGAGAGCCAACGGTTGAGAAACTCCTGCACCCATTTTTTGAACGATTTGATATAAACGAAACGATGACCCATATTCTTTCGTTCGGTATTGCATTTGCCATTGTCACGTTTCTGCACGTCGTTATCGGTGAGCTTGCTCCAAAAACGGTTGCGATTCAAAAAGCCGAAGCGGTTACGCTAGTATTTGCGACTCCAATCATCTGGTTTTACCGTCTTATGTTCCCATTCATCTGGTTCCTGAACGGTTCAGCAAGAATTCTGGTTGGCCTGTTCGGTTTGAAGCCTGCTTCTGAGCATGAAGAAGCGCACTCTGAAGAGGAGCTTAGAATTCTTCTTTCAGAAAGCTATAAAAGCGGAGAAATCAATAAGAACGAACTGAAATATATGAATAATATCTTTGCGTTTGATGAAAGAGTTGCAAAAGAAATCATGGTTCCAAGAACGGACATTGTATCCATTTCGATCGATGACTCTTTTGAAAACATTTTTGAGATTGTCAAAAATGAAAACTACACACGTTATCCGGTTGTTGACGGGGATAAGGATAACATTAAGGGCTTTATCAACATCAAGGAATTGCTTACAGCTGCAGTCATGAACAAGCAGGATCCCCACACTTTAAAAATTGCCGATTACATTAATCCTGTCATTAATGTGATTGAAACCATCGCAATTCACGATCTTCTTGTCAAAATGCAGAAAGAGCGTACACACATGGCCGTGCTGATTGACGAATACGGAGGTACTTCAGGGCTTGTAACAGCTGAAGATATCTTAGAAGAAATCGTCGGGGAAATCAGGGATGAATTTGATGAAGATGAGATTCCCGAGATCCGCAAGCTGAACGAAGGACACTACATCCTGGATTCAAAGCTCTTGATTGAAGATGTCAACACATTGCTTGGAACAACATTCAATACTGAAGAGTTAGATGTCGACACAATCGGCGGATGGTTCCTGACTCATCATCTTGATGCTGAAACCGGAACCGAAATTGAATCTGAGGGCAATTTGTTTAAAGTCTTTGAGAAAGACGGAAAT
- a CDS encoding zinc metallopeptidase, whose translation MFFHPMDFLILIALGISIWAQFRVKGNFKKWAEVPTRTGLSGFETARRLLDRNGLHHVPVEPVRGMLSDHYDPVQCVVRLSEDVYYGRSIASVSVASHEVGHAIQHKESYKALVFRHKLFPLTNLASGIAPFLFVGGMLLQQLSLIGIGIIFFSVAVAFQLITLPVEFDASKRARNLMISDGILYNEEEKGVKKVLNAAALTYVAGAMMALFELIKFVMIFVQGSQSEEG comes from the coding sequence ATGTTTTTTCATCCGATGGATTTCCTGATTCTGATTGCATTGGGAATTTCAATCTGGGCACAATTCAGAGTGAAAGGCAACTTTAAAAAGTGGGCGGAAGTCCCGACACGCACTGGTTTATCAGGTTTTGAAACAGCACGAAGACTTCTTGACAGAAACGGTTTACATCATGTCCCTGTAGAACCTGTGAGGGGAATGCTGTCAGATCATTATGATCCGGTTCAGTGCGTTGTGAGACTGTCAGAAGATGTTTATTATGGAAGGTCTATTGCATCTGTTTCCGTGGCTTCACACGAAGTCGGCCATGCGATACAGCATAAAGAATCATATAAAGCTCTCGTTTTCCGCCACAAACTTTTTCCATTAACGAACCTGGCATCAGGAATTGCCCCATTCCTTTTTGTCGGGGGCATGCTTCTCCAGCAGCTTTCACTGATTGGAATCGGGATTATCTTTTTTTCAGTGGCAGTGGCCTTTCAATTAATTACGCTTCCTGTGGAGTTTGATGCAAGTAAACGTGCCAGAAATCTGATGATCTCAGACGGCATCTTGTACAACGAGGAAGAAAAAGGCGTGAAGAAAGTACTGAATGCAGCCGCTTTAACATATGTTGCAGGTGCGATGATGGCTCTCTTTGAGCTAATTAAATTTGTCATGATTTTTGTGCAGGGAAGTCAGTCAGAAGAAGGCTGA
- a CDS encoding MerR family transcriptional regulator → MAEITGVTKRTIDYYTTLGLLKAERSPSNYRYYDHSSIERIAFIEKSKAEGHSLEEIKKRVISRFSEEVDVLELRLKIQGLEQDVTKALEQLKESDPEKYESLKKNISSESLSLIQSLLLLLH, encoded by the coding sequence TTGGCTGAAATTACCGGTGTGACTAAGAGGACAATTGACTATTACACAACACTGGGTTTACTGAAAGCGGAACGTTCTCCTTCAAATTACAGATACTATGATCATTCCTCAATAGAACGAATTGCTTTTATTGAAAAAAGCAAAGCAGAAGGGCATTCTCTTGAAGAGATTAAAAAAAGGGTCATCAGCCGTTTTTCGGAGGAAGTGGATGTGCTTGAGCTCCGCCTTAAAATTCAGGGGCTGGAACAGGACGTCACAAAAGCACTCGAACAGCTGAAAGAGTCAGATCCTGAAAAGTATGAGAGTCTTAAAAAGAATATATCAAGTGAAAGCTTGTCATTAATTCAGTCATTGCTTCTGCTCTTACATTAA